A portion of the Candidatus Tanganyikabacteria bacterium genome contains these proteins:
- a CDS encoding cytochrome c has protein sequence MKRLGLTAGLTLAALSVGCAFFGYSGVAPTPATPTPTPTPTASPSPTPVPGATPTPTPDPARVAAGKALYDSKCAMCHPSSSPKKNITRTRLDGAITGNVGNMGSLSTLTDPERDDIVTYTKTL, from the coding sequence TTGAAGAGACTCGGATTGACCGCGGGGCTGACTCTGGCGGCCCTCTCGGTCGGGTGCGCGTTCTTCGGGTACTCAGGCGTAGCGCCCACGCCCGCGACGCCGACACCCACGCCCACCCCCACCGCCAGCCCATCGCCGACGCCCGTCCCTGGCGCGACGCCCACCCCCACCCCGGATCCGGCCAGGGTGGCCGCCGGGAAGGCCCTTTACGACAGCAAGTGCGCGATGTGCCACCCGTCCTCCAGCCCGAAGAAGAACATCACGCGGACCCGCCTTGACGGCGCCATCACCGGCAATGTCGGGAATATGGGCAGCCTCTCGACGCTCACCGATCCCGAACGCGACGACATCGTCACCTACACCAAGACGCTCTAG